One Nocardioides aromaticivorans genomic window carries:
- a CDS encoding ferredoxin: protein MRVVADTGLCQGHQLCQGEAPTVFGFDEDADVVVLLDEHPDEALRADVATAVKYCPAFALSIEED, encoded by the coding sequence ATGAGGGTCGTCGCCGACACCGGCCTCTGCCAGGGCCACCAGCTCTGCCAGGGCGAGGCCCCGACCGTCTTCGGCTTCGACGAGGACGCGGACGTCGTCGTACTCCTCGACGAGCACCCGGACGAGGCGCTGCGCGCCGACGTCGCCACCGCCGTGAAGTACTGCCCTGCTTTCGCCCTGTCCATCGAGGAGGACTGA
- a CDS encoding SDR family oxidoreductase: MPRPVHPDRRPAVVAGASSGIGAETARALAAAGFPVALGARRVDRLEELAAEIREAGGEAFVHALDVASTESVEKFAAAVTAGLGEAEVVVCNAGLLAPGSLLDATTDDLAAEFDVNVLGAHRLVRAFGAGMVERQRGDLVFVSSDTALRARPFMRGYSATKSGLEGLVEALQMELEGSGVRASVVRPGPTWSEMGSDWDAEAGAKVLTEWIKWGHARHSHFLKATAIADAILTVVSAPRGVHISPVDVNPEAPLEGK, encoded by the coding sequence ATGCCCAGGCCCGTCCACCCCGACCGCCGGCCCGCCGTCGTCGCGGGCGCCTCCTCCGGGATCGGCGCCGAGACCGCGCGCGCCCTGGCGGCCGCCGGCTTCCCCGTCGCGCTCGGCGCCCGCCGTGTCGACCGGCTCGAGGAGCTGGCCGCCGAGATCCGCGAGGCCGGCGGCGAGGCCTTCGTGCACGCCCTCGACGTCGCCTCCACCGAGTCGGTCGAGAAGTTCGCCGCGGCCGTGACGGCCGGGCTGGGCGAGGCCGAGGTCGTGGTCTGCAACGCCGGCCTGCTCGCCCCGGGCAGCCTGCTCGACGCGACCACCGACGACCTCGCCGCCGAGTTCGACGTCAACGTCCTCGGCGCCCATCGGCTGGTCCGGGCCTTCGGTGCCGGGATGGTCGAGCGGCAGCGGGGCGACCTCGTGTTCGTCTCCTCCGACACCGCGCTCCGCGCGCGGCCCTTCATGCGCGGCTACAGCGCCACGAAGTCCGGCCTGGAGGGGCTGGTCGAGGCGCTGCAGATGGAGCTCGAGGGCTCCGGGGTGCGGGCGTCCGTCGTACGGCCGGGGCCGACGTGGTCGGAGATGGGCTCCGACTGGGACGCCGAGGCCGGCGCGAAGGTGCTGACCGAGTGGATCAAGTGGGGCCACGCGCGGCACTCCCACTTCCTGAAGGCCACGGCGATCGCCGACGCGATCCTCACCGTGGTCAGCGCGCCGCGCGGCGTGCACATCAGTCCCGTCGACGTGAACCCCGAAGCACCCCTGGAGGGCAAGTGA
- a CDS encoding aldehyde dehydrogenase encodes MSALPPPAQQLIDGKLVAASSGETYPILNPATGAEIGVAPDGSAADVDAAIAAARRAFDESSWSTDVELRLRCLRQLHAALLENADAFRALTTAEVGMPGFMMGAAGFDVPVDGLRWVTDLLESYEFETDLGVASPMGIPSRRTVRREPVGVVAAITPWNVPTQINLAKVGPALAAGCTVVLKPAPDTPWVAAELGRLVAEHTDIPAGVFNVVTPRSNEVASVLSTDPRVDMVSFTGSTAVGRAIMAAAAPTLKKVFLELGGKSAAIALDDADVAAVAGGTAFAACIHAGQGCAITTRLIVPRDRYDEAVQVAAQTMESIGAKDPADPGAICGPVISAAQRDRVASYFAVALEEGGRFATGGAIIDQPGFWVAPTVVAGLDNSSRLAQEEIFGPVLVVIPHDGDDDAVRIANDSAYGLSGSVDSGSLDRAKAVAARIRTGTLAVNGGVWFSPDAPFGGYKQSGIGREMGVAGFEEYLEMKTVAFPA; translated from the coding sequence GTGAGTGCCCTGCCTCCTCCCGCCCAGCAGCTGATCGACGGCAAGCTCGTCGCCGCGTCGTCCGGCGAGACCTACCCGATCCTCAACCCGGCCACCGGCGCCGAGATCGGCGTCGCCCCCGACGGCAGCGCCGCCGACGTGGATGCCGCGATCGCCGCGGCCCGGCGGGCCTTCGACGAGTCGTCGTGGTCGACCGACGTCGAGCTCCGGCTGCGCTGCCTGCGGCAGCTGCACGCCGCGCTGCTAGAGAACGCCGACGCCTTCCGCGCGCTGACCACCGCCGAGGTCGGCATGCCGGGCTTCATGATGGGCGCGGCCGGCTTCGACGTACCCGTCGACGGGTTGAGGTGGGTGACCGACCTGCTGGAGTCCTACGAGTTCGAGACGGACCTGGGGGTCGCCTCGCCGATGGGGATCCCCTCGCGTCGTACCGTGCGCCGCGAGCCGGTCGGCGTCGTCGCCGCCATCACGCCGTGGAACGTCCCGACGCAGATCAACCTCGCGAAGGTCGGCCCGGCGCTCGCCGCCGGCTGCACCGTCGTCCTGAAGCCGGCGCCGGACACCCCGTGGGTGGCGGCCGAGCTCGGCCGCCTGGTCGCCGAGCACACCGACATCCCCGCCGGGGTCTTCAACGTGGTGACGCCGCGCTCCAACGAGGTCGCGTCCGTGCTGTCGACGGACCCGCGCGTCGACATGGTCTCCTTCACCGGCTCGACCGCGGTGGGGCGCGCGATCATGGCCGCCGCCGCGCCGACCCTGAAGAAGGTCTTCCTCGAGCTGGGCGGCAAGTCCGCGGCGATCGCGCTCGACGACGCCGACGTCGCGGCCGTCGCGGGCGGTACGGCGTTCGCCGCCTGCATCCACGCCGGCCAGGGCTGTGCGATCACGACCCGCCTGATCGTCCCGCGGGACCGGTACGACGAGGCGGTCCAGGTCGCGGCGCAGACGATGGAGTCGATCGGGGCCAAGGACCCGGCCGACCCGGGCGCGATCTGCGGCCCGGTGATCTCCGCGGCGCAGCGGGACCGGGTGGCGTCGTACTTCGCGGTGGCGCTGGAGGAGGGCGGTCGTTTCGCCACGGGTGGGGCGATCATCGACCAGCCCGGCTTCTGGGTCGCGCCGACGGTCGTCGCCGGCCTCGACAACTCCTCGCGCCTCGCGCAGGAGGAGATCTTCGGCCCCGTGCTCGTCGTCATCCCGCACGACGGCGACGACGACGCGGTCCGGATCGCCAACGACTCGGCGTACGGCCTCTCGGGCTCCGTCGACTCGGGGTCGCTGGACCGGGCCAAGGCCGTCGCTGCCCGGATCAGGACCGGGACCCTCGCGGTCAACGGGGGTGTGTGGTTCAGCCCGGACGCGCCGTTCGGTGGCTACAAGCAGTCCGGGATCGGCCGGGAGATGGGGGTCGCCGGGTTCGAGGAGTACCTGGAGATGAAGACGGTGGCGTTTCCCGCGTGA
- a CDS encoding nuclear transport factor 2 family protein — protein MSDPTPQLSRAEIEEFWATWLQINRDVEATGDWRPMAEWYAEDATYGWMYAPDEHFMAVGRDQIRDWAIGIEMDGLDGWHYDYVCTVIDEQKAMVVGFWKQRSGILDDDGKEFEILGLGGSWFGLKRVTEGADAGLVKIDWQRDWFDMPSTAHTFMEIIKADKAPDTLLKRMSVAGHGVPGHYHHEDLPSTVWPPPVEAGLYVEQAAAPEVTA, from the coding sequence ATGAGTGACCCGACCCCGCAGCTGAGCAGGGCCGAGATCGAGGAGTTCTGGGCCACCTGGCTGCAGATCAACCGCGACGTCGAGGCGACGGGCGACTGGCGTCCGATGGCCGAGTGGTACGCCGAGGACGCGACCTACGGCTGGATGTACGCGCCCGACGAGCACTTCATGGCGGTCGGCCGCGACCAGATCCGCGACTGGGCGATCGGCATCGAGATGGACGGCCTCGACGGCTGGCACTACGACTACGTCTGCACCGTCATCGACGAGCAGAAGGCGATGGTCGTCGGCTTCTGGAAGCAGCGCTCCGGCATCCTCGACGACGACGGCAAGGAGTTCGAGATCCTCGGGCTCGGCGGCTCGTGGTTCGGGCTGAAGCGGGTCACCGAGGGCGCCGACGCCGGTCTGGTGAAGATCGACTGGCAGCGCGACTGGTTCGACATGCCGTCGACGGCGCACACCTTCATGGAGATCATCAAGGCCGACAAGGCGCCCGACACGCTGCTCAAGCGCATGTCGGTCGCCGGCCACGGCGTCCCCGGGCACTACCACCACGAGGACCTGCCCTCGACGGTGTGGCCGCCGCCGGTCGAGGCCGGGCTGTACGTCGAGCAGGCCGCGGCGCCGGAGGTGACGGCGTGA
- a CDS encoding NAD(P)-dependent oxidoreductase, with translation MADVMGGGMRVGFVGLGNIGKPMALRLAATEGLALQVYDVAPDPVAELVAAGATAVASVAAMDADVVCVMVRDDDQVRAVAAEVPHGTVLVVHSTVAPATPAELVAAGHRVLDAPVSGGPMGAAEGSLAIMVGGEADAFDAARPALEAMGTKVVHAGPIGAGTRMKLARNLIHFVAFTAVTEAQRLAEAGGLDLVALGEVVRHTDAITGGPGAIMYRGTTAPIAEDDFWHGVFSHVAALGEKDLGFAIALADELGVDVPLAREALPRLGKGLGL, from the coding sequence ATGGCCGACGTGATGGGTGGGGGGATGCGCGTCGGCTTCGTCGGCCTCGGCAACATCGGCAAGCCGATGGCGCTGCGCCTCGCCGCCACCGAGGGCCTCGCCCTGCAGGTGTACGACGTCGCGCCGGACCCCGTCGCCGAGCTGGTCGCGGCCGGCGCCACCGCCGTCGCGTCGGTGGCCGCGATGGACGCCGACGTCGTGTGCGTGATGGTGCGCGACGACGACCAGGTGCGGGCCGTCGCGGCCGAGGTTCCCCACGGCACGGTGCTGGTCGTCCACTCGACCGTGGCGCCGGCGACCCCGGCCGAGCTGGTGGCGGCGGGGCACCGGGTCCTCGACGCCCCCGTCAGCGGCGGTCCGATGGGCGCGGCCGAGGGCAGCCTGGCGATCATGGTCGGCGGTGAGGCCGACGCGTTCGACGCCGCCCGGCCGGCGCTCGAGGCGATGGGCACGAAGGTCGTCCACGCCGGCCCCATCGGTGCCGGCACCCGGATGAAGCTGGCGCGCAACCTGATCCACTTCGTCGCGTTCACCGCCGTCACCGAGGCCCAGCGCCTCGCCGAGGCCGGCGGACTCGACCTCGTCGCGCTCGGCGAGGTCGTGCGGCACACCGACGCGATCACCGGCGGACCGGGCGCGATCATGTATCGCGGCACCACGGCGCCGATCGCCGAGGACGACTTCTGGCACGGCGTCTTCTCCCACGTCGCCGCACTGGGGGAGAAGGACCTGGGCTTCGC
- a CDS encoding cytochrome P450: MSLHDIPEVSTVLDDQDASVPAIIKGTGHLPEMRVDPIALFHRVREECGDIGRFRLADKQVVLVTGAEANEAFFRAPESVLDQAAAYPFMTPIFGKGVVFDASPEERQQMLKNQALRGDMMRGHAQTIEAEIRRMVAGWGDEGEIDLLDFFAELTIYTTSSCLIGKPFRDQLDGSFAEIYHRLEHGTDAIAYVDPYADIENFRIRDEAREELVAKVQAIIAARVELAESLGGEIPREDRDLLDVLIAVGYDAEMVTGIFISMMFAGHHTSSGTASWAMIELLRNPDVMGDVVAELDALYAPDADGTAPEVSFQALRSIPVLEAVLKETLRLHPPLVILMRLVQEDFDLLGRTIPAGTVLAASPRVSNRIEEDFPKADRFDPARYVDPRQEDLQNRWTWIPFGAGKHRCVGNAFAMMQMKAIFSVILRDFSFEPVQPLDSYRDDFTKMVIQLAQPARVRYRRRAR, translated from the coding sequence GTGAGTCTCCACGACATCCCCGAGGTCTCGACCGTCCTCGACGACCAGGACGCCAGCGTCCCGGCGATCATCAAGGGCACCGGGCACCTGCCCGAGATGCGCGTCGACCCGATCGCGCTCTTCCACCGCGTCCGCGAGGAGTGCGGCGACATCGGTCGCTTCCGCCTCGCCGACAAGCAGGTCGTGCTGGTCACCGGGGCCGAGGCCAACGAGGCCTTCTTCCGGGCGCCGGAGAGCGTGCTCGACCAGGCGGCGGCGTACCCGTTCATGACGCCGATCTTCGGCAAGGGCGTGGTCTTCGACGCCTCCCCCGAGGAGCGCCAGCAGATGCTGAAGAACCAGGCGCTGCGCGGCGACATGATGCGCGGGCACGCGCAGACCATCGAGGCCGAGATCCGCCGGATGGTCGCCGGGTGGGGCGACGAGGGCGAGATCGACCTGCTCGACTTCTTCGCCGAGCTGACCATCTACACGACCTCGTCCTGCCTGATCGGCAAGCCCTTCCGCGACCAGCTCGACGGGTCGTTCGCGGAGATCTACCACCGCCTCGAGCACGGCACGGACGCGATCGCGTACGTCGACCCGTACGCCGACATCGAGAACTTCCGGATCCGCGACGAGGCCCGCGAGGAGCTGGTCGCGAAGGTGCAGGCGATCATCGCGGCGCGGGTCGAGCTGGCCGAGTCGCTGGGCGGTGAGATCCCCAGGGAGGACAGGGACCTGCTCGACGTCCTCATCGCCGTCGGGTACGACGCCGAGATGGTCACCGGCATCTTCATCTCGATGATGTTCGCCGGCCACCACACGTCGTCCGGCACGGCGTCGTGGGCGATGATCGAGCTGCTCCGCAACCCCGACGTGATGGGCGACGTGGTCGCCGAGCTCGACGCGCTCTACGCCCCCGACGCCGACGGCACCGCCCCCGAGGTCTCCTTCCAGGCGCTGCGCTCGATCCCGGTGCTGGAGGCGGTGCTCAAGGAGACCCTCCGGCTGCACCCGCCGCTGGTGATCCTGATGCGCCTGGTGCAGGAGGACTTCGACCTGCTCGGCCGGACCATCCCCGCCGGCACCGTGCTCGCCGCCTCGCCGCGGGTGTCGAACAGGATCGAGGAGGACTTCCCGAAGGCCGACCGGTTCGACCCGGCCCGGTACGTCGACCCGCGCCAGGAGGACCTGCAGAACCGCTGGACCTGGATCCCGTTCGGCGCCGGCAAGCACCGCTGCGTGGGCAACGCCTTCGCGATGATGCAGATGAAGGCGATCTTCTCGGTGATCCTGCGCGACTTCTCCTTCGAGCCGGTGCAGCCGCTCGACTCCTACCGCGACGACTTCACGAAGATGGTCATCCAGCTCGCGCAGCCCGCCCGGGTCCGCTACCGCCGGAGGGCCCGATGA
- a CDS encoding SDR family oxidoreductase has translation MRFENKVVVVTGAAQGIGEAYARALAKEGAAVVVADLNEESGAKVAASINEEGGRAIFVSCDVSSAESAEALVRQTVAELGGIDHLVNNAAIYGSMEFNLLISVDWDYYRKFMSVNLDGALVMTRAVYPEIAKRGGGAIVNQSSTAAYLYSGFYGLAKAGINSLTQQLAHELGGQRIRVNAIAPGPTDTEATRTQAGDAAKDIVRNSLAIKRMGSVDDMVGALLFLLSDDASWVTGQVLAVDGGQTFRL, from the coding sequence ATGCGTTTCGAGAACAAGGTCGTCGTCGTCACCGGCGCGGCGCAGGGCATCGGCGAGGCCTACGCCCGGGCGCTCGCGAAGGAGGGCGCGGCGGTCGTCGTGGCCGACCTCAACGAGGAGTCCGGCGCCAAGGTCGCCGCCTCGATCAACGAGGAGGGCGGCCGGGCGATCTTCGTCAGCTGCGACGTGTCCTCGGCCGAGTCCGCCGAGGCCCTGGTCCGGCAGACCGTCGCGGAGCTCGGCGGGATCGACCACCTGGTCAACAACGCGGCCATCTACGGCTCGATGGAGTTCAACCTGTTGATCTCGGTCGACTGGGACTACTACCGCAAGTTCATGAGCGTCAACCTCGACGGCGCCCTCGTGATGACCCGCGCGGTGTACCCCGAGATCGCCAAGCGGGGCGGTGGCGCCATCGTCAACCAGTCCAGCACGGCGGCGTACCTCTACTCCGGCTTCTACGGCCTCGCCAAGGCCGGCATCAACAGCCTCACCCAGCAGCTCGCGCACGAGCTCGGCGGACAGCGGATCCGGGTCAACGCGATCGCCCCGGGCCCGACGGACACCGAGGCGACCCGCACCCAGGCCGGCGACGCCGCCAAGGACATCGTCCGCAACAGCCTCGCCATCAAGCGGATGGGCTCGGTCGACGACATGGTCGGTGCGCTGCTCTTCCTGCTCTCCGACGACGCGTCGTGGGTGACCGGCCAGGTGCTCGCCGTCGACGGCGGCCAGACCTTCCGGCTCTGA